The following are from one region of the Aspergillus luchuensis IFO 4308 DNA, chromosome 4, nearly complete sequence genome:
- a CDS encoding putative metaphase-anaphase transition protein (Mlo2) (BUSCO:EOG09262E7W;~COG:S;~EggNog:ENOG410PKV7;~InterPro:IPR040204,IPR003126;~PFAM:PF02207;~go_function: GO:0008270 - zinc ion binding [Evidence IEA];~go_function: GO:0061630 - ubiquitin protein ligase activity [Evidence IEA]) produces MANTESGDPPLNAGQALNGQTTAGRRESFSSQNSQTAKEFIESQIRLEADAREVLPYSFDTCTQDLGPLRQSLFACLTCNPSTSEESYTPAAVCYSCSISCHGEHNLVELFNKRNFVCDCGTTRMPATSPCTLRNDPKTGAKGVHSEQPHQGNKYNHNFQNKFCGCGEDYDPHKERGTMFQCLGLGTVETGGCGEDWWHPECLIGLPRDWYKGAKKDGATDGEAADDDEEEETPLPPGFPAEEDFAIFLCYKCVDSNPWVKRYAGTPGFLPPVYKEGGLAKPTEEDTKPITTEQTPQTTEPEQPSNPKKRKADDSADEESDPAPKRPKEESTEELKPENNDTTTTTTESKPDTSQDTDKTTTSEDTSNPSPPKHTHLPTNPPTRIFSLFLKDDFRDHFCRCRDCYPHLASHPQLREEEETYEPPMSEDGDGEGPNGGGSTGTGSLLDRGEAALSNIDRVRAIEGAMVYNHLRDKVKEFLKPFAETGKAVSAEDIKSYFEKLRGDEQSIRDAASSAAGGGGGGGGDDDGGDAGEGGGRREQSGY; encoded by the exons ATGGCCAACACCGAGTCGGGCGACCCACCCCTCAATGCCGGACAGGCACTGAACGGACAGACTACCGCAGGGCGCCGCGAGAGCTTCAGCTCTCAAAACTCGCAGACCGCGAAGGA ATTCATTGAATCGCAAATTCGACTTGAAGCCGATGCGCGTGAAGTCCTCCCATAT TCATTCGATACTTGTACACAAGATTTAGGCCCCCTTCGCCAATCCCTTTTCGCCTGCCTCACCTgcaacccctccacctccgaaGAGTCATATACCCCCGCCGCCGTGTGCTACTCatgctccatctcctgccATGGCGAACACAATCTCGTCGAGCTCTTCAACAAGCGGAACTTTGTTTGCGACTGTGGAACAACCCGCATGCCCGCCACCTCCCCATGCACCCTTCGGAATGACCCCAAGACCGGCGCGAAAGGCGTGCACTCAGAGCAACCTCACCAAGGCAACAAATACAACCACAACTTCCAGAACAAGTTTTGCGGATGCGGCGAGGACTATGACCCGCATAAGGAACGCGGTACGATGTTCCAGTGTTTGGGTCTGGGCACAGTAGAAACCGGTGGGTGCGGCGAAGACTGGTGGCACCCAGAATGCCTGATCGGCCTGCCGCGCGACTGGTACAAGGGTGCGAAGAAAGATGGAGCTACCGATGGAGAGGcagccgacgatgacgaggaagaagagactcCCCTCCCGCCCGGATTCCCTGCGGAAGAGGACTTTGCGATCTTCCTCTGCTACAAGTGCGTCGACTCGAATCCCTGGGTAAAGCGCTACGCAGGAACGCCAGGCTTCCTACCCCCAGTATACAAAGAAGGCGGACTCGCCAAACCCACAGAAGAGGATACCaaacccatcaccaccgaaCAAACACCCCAGACCACAGAACCAGAGCAACCCAGCAACCCCAAGAAACGCAAAGCGGACGACAGCGCCGACGAGGAAAGCGATCCTGCTCCAAAGCGACCAAAAGAGGAGTCTACAGAAGAGCTCAAACCCGAAAACAacgacacaaccaccactaccaccgaaTCCAAACCCGACACATCCCAAGACACCGAcaaaaccaccaccagcgaagaCACCAgcaacccctccccacccaaacacacccacctccccaccaaccccccaacccgcattttctccctcttcctgaAAGACGACTTCCGCGACCACTTCTGCCGCTGCCGCGACTGCTACCCACACCTAGCATCGCACCCTCAACtgcgcgaagaagaagagacctACGAACCGCCCATGTCCGAAGACGGCGACGGCGAGGGTCCCAACGGCGGAGGCAGCACCGGCACAGGCAGTCTTCTCGACCGGGGCGAAGCAGCACTGAGCAATATCGACCGGGTGCGTGCTATCGAGGGCGCAATGGTGTACAACCATCTGCGCGATAAGGTGAAGGAGTTTCTGAAGCCGTTTGCGGAGACGGGTAAGGCGGTTAGTGCGGAGGATATTAAGTCCTACTTTGAGAAGTTGAGAGGGGATGAGCAGTCCATTCGGGATGCcgcatcttctgctgctgggggtggtggtggtggtggtggtgatgatgatggtggggatgctggggaggggggtggtcGGAGGGAGCAGAGTG GATATTGA
- the MCM2 gene encoding MCM DNA helicase complex subunit MCM2 (COG:L;~EggNog:ENOG410PFZA;~InterPro:IPR033762,IPR027417,IPR001208,IPR041562, IPR027925,IPR008045,IPR031327,IPR012340,IPR018525;~PFAM:PF00493,PF17855,PF17207,PF07728,PF12619, PF14551;~go_component: GO:0005634 - nucleus [Evidence IEA];~go_component: GO:0042555 - MCM complex [Evidence IEA];~go_function: GO:0003677 - DNA binding [Evidence IEA];~go_function: GO:0005524 - ATP binding [Evidence IEA];~go_process: GO:0006260 - DNA replication [Evidence IEA];~go_process: GO:0006270 - DNA replication initiation [Evidence IEA];~go_process: GO:0032508 - DNA duplex unwinding [Evidence IEA];~go_process: GO:1905775 - negative regulation of DNA helicase activity [Evidence IEA]), producing MLPFDDDDNERDEEAELLGDIDDIDEMAEDEDGIDLFGDNFEKDYRSTADDQYRGEYIDDEGDHEELDVATRRQLEARMNKRDRELERRRRMPAAFLQDDEDGDIDLTRQPRRRRHHYDEDRDDVEMGDDAMEELSLEELTDVKASNLTDWVLQPQVLRSIYREFKSFLTEYTDPAGASVYGNKIKTLGEVNSASLEVSYAHLLETKAALAYFLANEPTEVLKVFDQVALDVTLFHYPQYHDIHNEIHVRITDLPVSYTLRQLRQSHLNCLIRVSGVVTRRTGVFPQLKYVMFVCGKCNITLGPFQQEASAEVKISYCQNCQSKGPFSVHSEKTVYRNYQKMTLQESPGSVPAGRLPRQREVVLLADLIDSAKPGDEIEVTGIYRNSYDAQLNNKNGFPVFATIIEANHVVKSHDQLAGFHLTEEDEREIRALSRDPEIVDKIVRSVAPSIYGHLDVKTAIALSLFGGVSKEAQGKMNIRGDINVLLLGDPGTAKSQFLKYTEKTAHRAVFATGQGASAVGLTASVRRDPLTSEWTLEGGALVLADRGTCLIDEFDKMNDQDRTSIHEAMEQQTISISKAGIVTTLQARCAVVAAANPIGGRYNSSAPFSENVQLTEPILSRFDILCVVRDLVDPSEDERLANFVIESHHRANPARPLRDQDGNLINADGHPIDEDGYRIDKKTKKRLPLTDEELATRDAEKQRREDEKDGEIPQELLRKYILYARERCHPKLYQIDQDKIARLFADMRRESLATGAYPITVRHLEAIMRIAESFCKMRLSEYCSAQDIDRAIAVTVDSFIGSQKISCKKALSRAFAKYTLSRPKPQSKRRAGIPAPDPFKPRMQSSTRAR from the exons atgCTTCCtttcgacgacgatgacaacGAGCGCGATGAGGAAGCAGAGCTCCTGGGTGACATTGATGATATCGACGAGATGgctgaagacgaggacggaATCGATCTGTTTGGAGACAACTTCGAGAAAGATTATCGAAGCACAGCAGACGACCAGTACAGAGGAGAATACATCGACGATGAGGGTGACCATGAAGAACTTGATGTCGCTACTCGTCGTCAACTCGAAGCCCGCATGAACAAGAGAGATCGAGAACTCGAACGTCGCCGTCGCATGCCTGCGGCTTTCCTGcaggacgacgaagatggtgACATAGATCTTACTCGTCAACCCCGTCGCCGGAGACACCACTACGACGAAGATCGGGACGACGTCGagatgggtgatgatgcGATGGAGGAGCTCTCCCTGGAGGAGTTGACCGATGTCAAGGCTTCTAATCTTACGGACTGGGTTCTGCAGCCCCAAGTCCTTCGCTCCATCTACAGAGAATTCAAGTCCTTCTTGACAGAATACACCGACCCTGCCGGTGCTTCGGTCTACGGAAACAAGATCAAGACCCTTGGTGAGGTGAACTCGGCATCCCTTGAAGTTTCTTACGCCCATCTACTGGAAACCAAAGCGGCTCTTGCCTACTTCCTTGCCAACGAGCCCACTGAGGTGCTGAAGGTCTTCGACCAAGTCGCGCTTGATGTCACTCTCTTCCACTACCCCCAATATCACGATATCCACAACGAAATTCATGTCCGCATTACCGATCTCCCTGTCTCCTATACCCTCCGTCAACTGCGCCAGTCCCATCTCAACTGCCTTATCCGCGTCAGCGGTGTCGTTACTCGCCGTACCGGTGTCTTCCCGCAACTGAAATATGTCATGTTCGTTTGTGGAAAGTGTAACATCACTCTTGGTCCCTTCCAACAGGAAGCCAGTGCGGAAGTCAAGATCTCGTACTGCCAGAACTGCCAGTCCAAGGGACCCTTCTCTGTGCACTCCGAGAAGACCGTTTACCGCAACTACCAGAAAATGACCCTCCAAGAATCTCCGGGCTCCGTCCCCGCTGGTCGTCTCCCCCGCCAGCGCGAGGTCGTCCTTCTCGCAGATCTCATCGATTCGGCGAAGCCAGGTGATGAAATCGAGGTGACGGGTATCTACCGGAACAGCTACGATGCGCAGCTCAACAACAAGAACGGCTTCCCTGTGTTCGCCACGATCATTGAGGCCAACCACGTTGTCAAGTCCCACGACCAGCTGGCTGGTTTCCACTtgaccgaagaagatgagcggGAGATCCGTGCCCTATCCAGGGACCCTGAGATTGTCGACAAGATCGTTCGCTCCGTTGCCCCTAGTATCTACGGTCACCTGGACGTCAAGACCGCAAtcgccctctccctcttcggtGGTGTCAGCAAGGAAGCCCAAGGCAAGATGAACATTCGTGGAGATATTAACGTCCTCCTGCTGGGTGACCCCGGTACCGCAAAGTCCCAGTTCCTCAAGTACACCGAAAAGACTGCCCACAGAGCCGTTTTCGCTACCGGTCAGGGTGCCAGTGCTGTCGGTTTGACAGCCAGCGTCCGTCGCGATCCCCTCACCAGCGAATGGACCCTCGAAGGAGGAGCGCTTGTCCTTGCAGACCGCGGTACCTGCTTGATCGATGAGTTCGACAAGATGAACGACCAGGACCGTACCTCCATTCACGAAGCCATGGAACAAcagaccatctccatctccaaggcTGGTATCGTGACCACCCTGCAGGCTCGCTGTGCTgtcgttgctgctgccaacCCCATCGGCGGCCGCTACAACAGCAGCGCACCCTTCTCCGAGAACGTCCAACTCACCGAACCCATTCTTTCGCGTTTCGACATTCTCTGCGTCGTCCGCGATCTTGTCGACCCAAGCGAGGATGAACGTCTCGCCAACTTCGTCATCGAGTCCCACCACCGCGCCAACCCCGCCCGTCCTCTCCGCGACCAAGACGGCAACCTGATCAACGCAGATGGACACCCCATCGACGAAGACGGCTACCGCATtgacaagaagaccaagaaacGCCTGCCTCTGACCGACGAGGAACTCGCTACCCGGGATGCTGAGAAGCAACGACgcgaagacgagaaggacGGCGAAATCCCTCAAGAACTCCTCCGCAAATACATTCTCTACGCCCGTGAACGCTGCCACCCCAAGCTCTACCAGATCGACCAAGACAAGATCGCCCGTCTATTCGCCGACATGAGACGCGAATCTCTGGCTACCGGCGCTTACCCCATCACC GTCCGTCACCTCGAAGCCATCATGCGTATCGCCGAATCTTTCTGCAAGATGCGTCTCTCGGAGTACTGCTCCGCACAGGACATCGACCGTGCCATCGCTGTCACTGTCGATTCCTTCATCGGTAGCCAGAAAATCAGCTGCAAGAAAGCTCTGTCCAGGGCGTTTGCCAA ATACACACTCTCCCGCCCCAAGCCCCAATCCAAGCGGAGAGCAGGCATCCCCGCCCCTGATCCATTCAAGCCGCGCATGCAGTCTTCTACTAGGGCGCGGTAA
- a CDS encoding Pal1 family protein (COG:S;~EggNog:ENOG410PN5G;~InterPro:IPR013226;~PFAM:PF08316), whose protein sequence is MYASQQPATYAYPPGVTLGPSGSPVQQAFGPTPVNLGSNNPFRNRALSPSASSFASASGQSERRVSTNPFDDDTLSPQSAPVIGSTMVSPVERQDITSNTRELFENLSVNPAPQNTGYRQAPPRPDKPAPNGYPTNRGPPPRERPERRDKDPLDIFADPPKTSSGGRSGYRERRPRRNSESSIMERTPKLVDTEDERRRRERRRREREARHRDGKDGKESKDGKPRSSKKSNYHMDIIDKLDVTSIYGTGMFHHDGPFDACNPNRNRKGLRTAPMQAFPKDSANMALGGAGPNNANIDLNLFHGTMDEGYNDYSTSAAVDPRNNKSETANFDPTTRIEPVHGAESMGLGTSTFLDGAPASRADIQRRGSGNENGGAGPSGGGLQRKKSLAQRLRGMNKPSNPRVVSPESSYTPGVPTGSSHIGTIRANEKNPFFQDYDDAWDKKGAQINMSEESRGTTGTRARSSSSPKQNTGLERRFTNERSNTGFDEGKPSGGGGGFINRMKSLRKPRPERRISND, encoded by the exons ATGTATGCCTCTCAACAGCCTGCCACCTACGCCTACCCACCTGGCGTGACGCTGGGCCCCTCAG GCTCTCCTGTCCAACAAGCTTTCGGCCCAACCCCTGTCAATCTGGGCTCCAACAATCCCTTCCGGAATCGTGCTCTGTCGCCTTCCGCCAGCTCTTTCGCATCCGCCAGTGGTCAATCTGAACGCCGAGTCTCTACGAATCCCTTCGACGACGACACCCTGTCGCCGCAGTCCGCCCCCGTGATAGGGTCAACCATGGTCTCCCCGGTCGAGAGACAGGACATAACGTCGAACACACGTGAACTCTTT GAGAACCTTTCCGTAAACCCTGCTCCCCAGAACACTGGTTACAGACAAGCTCCGCCGCGCCCGGACAAGCCCGCGCCCAACGGATACCCGACGAACCGCGGACCTCCGCCCAGGGAACGCCCAGAACGTCGCGACAAAGATCCCTTGGACATCTTTGCCGACCCCCCGAAGACGAGCAGTGGCGGAAGATCGGGCTACAGAGAGCGGAGGCCTCGTCGCAACTCAGAGTCCTCGATCATGGAACGAACCCCCAAGCTTGTGGATACCGAGGACGAGAGACGCCGTCGTGAGCGACGACGCCGGGAGCGGGAGGCTCGCCATAGAGATGGAAAGGACGGCAAGGAGTCGAAGGATGGAAAGCCTCGTTCATCCAAAAAGTCCAACTACCACATGGACATTATCGATAAACTGGACGTCACCAGTATCTATGGCACTGGAA TGTTCCATCACGATGGGCCGTTCGATGCCTGCAATCCTAACCGTAATCGCAAGGGCTTGCGTACTGCGCCCATGCAGGCGTTCCCCAAGGACTCTGCCAACATGGCTCTTGGAGGCGCAGGGCCAAACAATGCCAACATTGATCTGAACCTGTTCCACGGAACCATGGACGAAGGCTACAATGACTATTCTACCAGCGCTGCCGTCGACCCCCGTAACAACAAAAGCGAGACCGCGAACTTTGATCCAACCACTCGCATCGAACCTGTTCATGGAGCGGAGAGCATGGGTCTGGGTACTAGCACTTTCCTGGATGGTGCCCCCGCTAGCCGGGCAGACATTCAGCGCCGTGGAAGCGGGAACGAGAACGGTGGAGCTGGTCCCAGCGGAGGAGGCTTGCAGCGCAAGAAGAGTTTGGCCCAAAGACTCCGGGGCATGAACAAGCCCTCGAATCCCCGAGTGGTCTCTCCCGAGTCCTCCTACACCCCAGGTGTGCCGACTGGCTCTAGCCACATAGGAACCATCCGCGCCAATGAGAAGAACCCCTTCTTCCAGGATTATGACGATGCTTGGGACAAGAAGGGGGCCCAAATCAACATGTCCGAGGAATCACGTGGCACCACAGGTACACGAGCCCGCTCTTCCAGCAGCCCCAAGCAGAATACCGGTTTGGAGCGGAGGTTCACCAACGAACGTTCCAACACTGGCTTCGATGAGGGCAAGCCcagcggtggtggcggcgggtTCATCAACCGCATGAAGAGTTTGAGAAAGCCCCGGCCTGAGCGGCGCATCAGCAACGACTGA
- the SOH1 gene encoding mediator of RNA polymerase II transcription subunit 31 (BUSCO:EOG09265KF9;~COG:K;~EggNog:ENOG410PSFP;~InterPro:IPR038089,IPR008831;~PFAM:PF05669;~go_component: GO:0016592 - mediator complex [Evidence IEA];~go_function: GO:0003712 - transcription coregulator activity [Evidence IEA];~go_process: GO:0006355 - regulation of transcription, DNA-templated [Evidence IEA]), protein MEQPPPSDQPQQPPPPTLTNPRFTLELEFVSSLANPYYLSHLAVTYPNLLGINKSGDDSDVNNDSADPDAQAFAAYLAYLYSYWKTPEYAQFLTHPGATLRALRLLQEENFRRDIIRPDVIERLAETDVAAEPVEAAAESGEQEGEQAKAS, encoded by the coding sequence ATGGAGCAGCCACCCCCAAGCGATCAACCACAAcagcctccgcctccgacCCTCACAAATCCTCGCTTCACCCTCGAGCTAGAGTTTGTGTCTTCTCTCGCCAATCCCTACTATCTGTCCCACCTCGCCGTGACATATCCAAATCTGCTGGGCATAAACAAGTCCGGTGATGACAGCGACGTGAACAATGATTCCGCAGACCCCGACGCGCAGGCATTTGCAGCATACCTGGCCTACCTCTATTCCTACTGGAAGACCCCCGAATACGCCCAGTTCCTGACCCATCCCGGTGCCACTTTGCGGGCGCTACGACTACTGCAGGAGGAGAATTTCCGTCGCGACATCATTCGCCCCGACGTCATTGAAAGGCTAGCGGAGACCGATGTCGCCGCCGAACCCGTCGAAGCAGCTGCGGAGTCTGGAGAACAGGAGGGCGAACAAGCCAAAGCAAGCTAG
- the EFR3 gene encoding uncharacterized protein (COG:S;~EggNog:ENOG410QDJJ;~InterPro:IPR039786;~go_process: GO:0072659 - protein localization to plasma membrane [Evidence IEA]) codes for MFCRHQDMAALSAEQDFATQYREVVRTYASFAEVHSPQLDPASSGPAAIRWRNAGLRAIKGVVSSEAGLAADGGDSLRIILPVILENVCHGDEDVIPSLEQQLMESEKSSEADLAHRRRISNATVQTVDTVTGDPALASQSAADADKKAEMDVRLLALSCLERIVVTGSSRGQIRVTTKVVLDFMLRRNRTTSLGLSLNSRDSWATSLIELVAKWCPVQVRFIILVAAMELLFDVNPREEALDEPFIIVYMIDWLLKSPVNMIGLSVIDILLGLLQHMSFLLSPAGSEKQVELSGKRADLITLFQRCIGDLTTHIYYGDQVVDMIRVVLTRIKPSSTHEHPAQVSNDSPGAASQAGSLTGEASSIAFSSTTGRVAALRAIKNILIVANSRNPAAVSGVESRNHVGIHVWEGTQWLLQERQGDARYAYADALLSWLKLETNQSDLTVKDKHAKPSIPKGELTDVGERTGKRSVSTAMQREKAAIAAQFNFLRMLHLTIYDIALESPTSISEIRLLHLILASLVDKLGVNAARFGLPMVLKLQDDMNSAPSLASGSAKVNIGSLVYGYLWALSERFELGSTEVGQAIQGEISKRQQLGLWLDPIRLPAADLDQILQGGDHRATGNTTNTDQMTPFITDVEHLVRGIEDAYNHAALVSSHSPPGSPTRSFTMPILGHGSVSAPRGDLLPPLVREQMLSAWSRESCLAAAERERTEALSLNGSKAGTMAIRSHIYLNGADGSSPSTTSPPSAQQSAAGLHNSRRMSVPESARGHVQSTSRESPVHINDLRRVLSINDQDKMRRLSPLRGRLDASNRSVVSSSSESMVSGYSLSEIDGDGASIRPQSTRDGHGLPDGDGMVTPKASALGYTENGQAYFMAADDIPPVPPIPPSLSVTGGMSNDSQRSLASERPSTAPGPRRLPTANGKPGTPAAPHHGKSLNKHKSRSSTGLAAAAADGDYSRGHVYDGVPDLSEPTDSAQRRDVQNLLNGFLSPAHAESQSRPGRPRGASRRGITGGIGRPPY; via the coding sequence ATGTTCTGCCGCCATCAGGATATGGCGGCGTTGTCGGCCGAACAGGACTTTGCGACACAATACCGCGAGGTTGTGCGGACGTATGCGAGCTTCGCTGAGGTGCATTCACCCCAGTTGGATCCTGCCTCTAGCGGCCCTGCGGCGATACGGTGGCGCAATGCGGGACTTCGTGCGATCAAGGGAGTGGTCAGTTCCGAGGCGGGCTTGGCTGCCGATGGTGGAGATTCGTTGAGGATCATATTGCCGGTCATTCTGGAGAACGTTTGCCACGGAGATGAGGATGTTATCCCGTCTCTGGAACAGCAGCTTATGGAATCGGAGAAGAGCAGTGAGGCGGATCTTGCGCACCGGCGCCGAATTAGCAACGCTACCGTGCAGACTGTCGACACCGTGACTGGTGATCCGGCCTTGGCTTCTCAGTCCGCGGCTGATGCAGACAAGAAGGCGGAAATGGATGTGAGGCTGCTCGCTCTCAGCTGCCTTGAGCGCATTGTTGTTACTGGAAGCAGCCGCGGTCAAATTCGTGTGACCACGAAGGTTGTATTGGACTTCATGCTCCGCAGAAACCGAACCACCAGCTTGGGCTTGTCCTTGAACTCGCGTGATAGCTGGGCTACGTCGTTGATTGAACTGGTCGCGAAGTGGTGCCCGGTGCAGGTCCGGTTCATCATCTTGGTTGCCGCCATGGAGCTTCTATTCGATGTCAACCCTAGAGAGGAAGCCCTAGATGAACCTTTCATCATCGTTTACATGATCGACTGGTTGCTGAAGTCTCCGGTGAACATGATCGGTCTTAGCGTTATCGATATCCTTTTGGGTCTTTTGCAGCATATGTCGTTTTTGCTGTCGCCTGCGGGTTCGGAGAAGCAAGTCGAACTATCTGGGAAGAGAGCAGATTTGATCACTCTCTTCCAGCGGTGCATTGGAGACCTTACGACACATATCTACTATGGCGATCAAGTTGTAGATATGATTAGAGTTGTCTTGACTCGGATCAAGCCTTCATCCACCCACGAACATCCTGCGCAAGTTTCTAACGATTCTCCCGGAGCTGCTTCGCAGGCTGGCAGTCTCACTGGGGAGGCCAGTTCGATCGCGTTTTCTTCCACTACTGGACGGGTTGCCGCTCTTAGAGCTATCAAGAACATTCTGATAGTAGCGAACTCTCGGAATCCCGCAGCTGTATCTGGCGTGGAGTCCAGGAACCATGTCGGAATCCACGTCTGGGAAGGAACGCAGTGGTTGTTGCAGGAACGTCAAGGCGATGCGCGTTACGCATATGCTGATGCGTTACTGTCCTGGTTGAAACTCGAAACCAATCAGAGCGACCTGACCGTCAAGGATAAGCACGCAAAACCCTCAATCCCCAAAGGGGAACTAACGGATGTCGGCGAGAGGACTGGAAAGCGATCAGTGTCTACGGCGATGCAGAGAGAGAAGGCTGCCATAGCAGCTCAATTCAACTTCCTCCGAATGCTCCACCTGACTATCTATGACATCGCGCTTGAAAGCCCGACTAGCATTTCTGAAATCCGGTTGCTTCATTTGATCTTGGCCAGCCTTGTTGATAAGCTCGGGGTCAACGCCGCCCGTTTTGGACTGCCTATGGTGCTGAAGCTTCAAGATGACATGAACAGCGCTCCAAGCCTGGCATCCGGTTCTGCCAAGGTCAATATCGGAAGCTTGGTGTATGGATATCTGTGGGCCTTGTCTGAGCGATTCGAGCTGGGATCGACAGAGGTAGGCCAGGCCATTCAAGGAGAGATCTCCAAGAGGCAACAGCTTGGCCTTTGGCTTGACCCTATCCGCTTGCCCGCCGCTGATCTCGACCAAATCCTACAAGGCGGAGATCACCGTGCCACCGGTAACACCACGAACACTGATCAGATGACTCCCTTTATCACCGACGTTGAGCACCTTGTTCGTGGCATCGAAGATGCATACAACCATGCCGCGCTCGTCTCTTCTCACAGTCCTCCAGGCTCCCCAACGCGCAGCTTTACTATGCCTATCCTGGGACATGGATCAGTTTCAGCTCCGCGCGGTGATCTACTTCCTCCACTCGTTAGGGAGCAGATGCTTTCGGCATGGTCCCGAGAATCATGCCTTGCAGCCGCGGAGCGGGAGAGGACCGAAGCATTGTCCCTCAATGGCTCCAAGGCCGGAACAATGGCGATACGCAGTCACATTTACCTGAATGGCGCAGACGGCAGTTCGCCATCGACTACCTCGCCTCCATCCGCGCAGCAAAGTGCAGCCGGACTGCACAACTCGCGGCGGATGAGCGTCCCCGAATCTGCTCGGGGGCACGTTCAGAGCACTAGCAGGGAGTCCCCGGTTCATATCAACGACCTGCGTCGTGTTCTTTCCATCAACGATCAGGACAAGATGCGCCGGTTGAGCCCGCTACGTGGTCGACTGGATGCTTCCAACCGCAGCGTGGTCTCGTCTAGCAGCGAGAGCATGGTCAGCGGCTATTCCTTGTCTGAGATTGACGGTGACGGAGCTTCGATCAGGCCTCAGTCGACCAGGGATGGACACGGTCTTCCGGACGGCGACGGCATGGTGACTCCCAAAGCTTCCGCCCTAGGATACACAGAGAATGGCCAAGCCTACTTCATGGCCGCAGACGATATCCCCCCTGTGCCCCCGATTCCCCCGTCCTTGTCGGTCACCGGAGGCATGTCGAACGACTCGCAGCGATCCCTGGCCTCAGAGCGACCATCCACTGCACCAGGGCCGCGTCGGCTGCCAACAGCAAATGGCAAGCCCGGCACACCTGCCGCACCTCACCACGGCAAATCTCTCAACAAGCACAAGAGCCGGTCCAGCACGGGTCTCGCAGCTGCAGCGGCTGATGGTGACTACTCCAGAGGCCATGTCTACGACGGGGTGCCAGACCTGTCCGAGCCAACGGACAGTGCCCAGCGCCGTGACGTGCAGAACCTTCTGAACGGGTTCTTGTCCCCGGCACATGCAGAGTCGCAGTCGCGCCCCGGCAGGCCCCGTGGTGCTTCTCGCCGGGGCATTACTGGAGGAATCGGCCGTCCGCCTTATTGA